The proteins below are encoded in one region of bacterium:
- a CDS encoding ribonuclease J has product MTESESFLLTLLGGVGEIGKNCVSLEVDDDLFIIDCGLSFPDVSAFGVDIIIPDFTYLYKNQHRIKGLFLTHGHEDHIGAIPYLIEGLDEPLPIYGTKLTLGLVKNKISEWNQLDKVEYRELVPGETVSANGTSVTGYRVTHSIPDAVSLAFRTPYGTLLHSGDFKIDPSPVDGRLTDKDGLAELGREGVSLLMCDITNVERLGRTISESAVGPSLEAVFKSAGGRVFTTTFASNIHRIQQIINAAHHLGRKVAIVGRSMIKNVAMAQEIGYLKVPSGTIIDIDDIRNYQPEQIVIIVTGSQGEPMAALTQISQDRHARVAIEKGDMVIFSASPIPGNETAIYGVINDLFRLGADVIYGPEYGVHASGHGSEEDIKEYIGLVQPTYILPHHGQYRHLRKFVSLAGTMGFDEDRIILSELGDQWEFSQSGFKLAGKTRSGVVYISGDNSAEVASRTIQERRELARDGTIYISVVLSADGKRRLSDVIVEHKGFIPESKDPAIYEKIREAVLLGIANNRLRSREYRLQLQNNVGQSVQAVVQAASGLRPNVQMLVNYADRDEKINGKP; this is encoded by the coding sequence ATGACGGAATCCGAAAGCTTTCTTTTGACATTGCTGGGCGGTGTCGGCGAAATCGGCAAGAACTGCGTCTCCCTGGAAGTGGACGACGATTTGTTCATCATTGACTGCGGCCTGTCTTTTCCCGACGTGTCTGCATTCGGCGTCGACATCATCATCCCGGATTTCACATACCTGTACAAGAACCAGCATCGCATCAAGGGGCTGTTCCTGACTCACGGGCACGAGGATCATATCGGCGCGATTCCTTATCTTATTGAAGGACTCGATGAGCCGCTTCCGATTTACGGGACCAAACTTACGCTGGGCCTCGTAAAGAACAAGATTTCCGAGTGGAATCAATTGGATAAGGTCGAATACAGGGAGCTTGTGCCCGGCGAGACCGTATCGGCAAACGGAACAAGCGTCACCGGTTACCGGGTGACGCACAGCATTCCGGATGCGGTGAGCCTCGCCTTCCGCACGCCGTACGGCACGCTTTTGCACAGCGGCGATTTCAAAATCGACCCCTCTCCCGTGGACGGGCGCTTAACCGACAAAGACGGCCTTGCCGAGCTGGGCAGGGAGGGCGTGTCGCTTTTGATGTGCGATATCACTAACGTCGAGAGGCTCGGCAGGACGATCAGCGAGTCCGCCGTCGGCCCTTCGCTTGAGGCTGTATTCAAGTCCGCGGGCGGCCGCGTTTTTACAACCACATTCGCCAGCAACATCCACCGAATCCAGCAAATTATCAACGCGGCGCACCACTTGGGCCGCAAGGTCGCGATAGTCGGCAGGAGCATGATTAAAAACGTCGCTATGGCGCAGGAAATCGGCTATCTGAAAGTGCCGTCAGGCACGATTATCGATATAGACGATATCAGAAATTATCAGCCGGAACAGATAGTAATCATCGTGACCGGAAGCCAGGGCGAGCCGATGGCCGCGCTCACCCAGATTTCGCAGGACAGGCACGCGCGCGTTGCAATCGAGAAGGGCGATATGGTCATTTTCAGCGCCAGTCCGATTCCGGGAAACGAAACAGCAATATACGGCGTTATAAACGATCTCTTCCGGCTCGGCGCGGATGTGATTTACGGCCCGGAATACGGCGTGCATGCGAGCGGCCACGGCAGCGAAGAGGATATTAAAGAGTACATTGGTCTGGTCCAGCCGACCTATATCCTTCCGCACCATGGCCAGTACCGCCACCTTCGCAAGTTCGTATCGCTGGCCGGCACGATGGGTTTCGACGAGGATCGGATTATTCTTTCGGAATTGGGCGACCAGTGGGAATTTTCGCAGTCCGGTTTCAAACTTGCGGGCAAGACAAGAAGCGGCGTAGTTTACATTTCTGGAGACAACTCGGCCGAAGTGGCGAGCCGCACGATCCAGGAACGGCGCGAGCTTGCCCGGGACGGCACGATTTACATCTCGGTCGTGCTTTCTGCGGACGGGAAACGGCGTCTCAGCGACGTAATAGTGGAGCACAAGGGCTTCATACCTGAATCGAAAGATCCCGCTATTTACGAAAAGATACGTGAGGCCGTTTTGTTGGGAATAGCCAACAACAGACTGAGAAGCCGCGAGTATCGTCTGCAACTTCAAAACAACGTGGGGCAATCAGTACAAGCCGTCGTTCAGGCCGCGTCCGGATTGCGTCCGAACGTGCAGATGCTTGTAAACTACGCGGA